One segment of Acidianus sp. HS-5 DNA contains the following:
- the dcd gene encoding dCTP deaminase, with amino-acid sequence MILGDRDLKYYLEKGWITISPLIQDTIRENGVDLRVGGEIARFKKTEEVYEDGKDPSSFYIVEKGEEFIINPNEHVLLVTEEHIKLPTDVMAFVNLRSSFARLGLFVPPTIVDAGFEGQLTIEVLGSAFPVKLKRGTRFLHLIFARTLTPVENPYNGKYQRQQGVTLPKFKFQITSMP; translated from the coding sequence ATGATTCTTGGGGATCGTGATTTAAAATATTATCTAGAAAAAGGTTGGATAACAATTTCTCCATTAATTCAAGATACTATAAGGGAAAACGGTGTAGATTTAAGAGTCGGTGGCGAAATAGCACGGTTTAAGAAAACTGAGGAAGTCTATGAAGATGGGAAAGATCCATCTTCGTTCTATATAGTAGAAAAAGGAGAAGAATTTATTATAAATCCTAATGAACACGTTTTATTAGTAACTGAGGAGCACATTAAGCTACCCACCGACGTGATGGCTTTTGTTAACCTTAGATCTTCTTTTGCTAGACTAGGACTTTTCGTCCCCCCAACTATAGTAGACGCTGGTTTTGAAGGACAGTTAACTATAGAAGTTCTAGGCTCGGCATTCCCAGTAAAACTAAAAAGAGGAACTAGATTCCTCCACTTAATATTTGCAAGAACTCTAACTCCCGTTGAGAATCCTTATAATGGTAAATATCAAAGACAACAAGGAGTAACTTTACCTAAATTTAAATTCCAGATAACTTCCATGCCTTAA
- a CDS encoding CopG family transcriptional regulator: MKTLVIKLTDEEYKQLEEEANKQGFAILSYYVKYKLLSQSPSDGINNSTTNVTQNIDEITKKLERKIQDMVNPFTAEVENLKQRVADLSEKIDEIESKKNEEVEVKHEKHQYPQQPSGEKKKTAMDILKSQGAIYESEVKLKNPDLFFEKIEKQGGKVLYTEKERIAVDVDFFNNFVKKLSDIHTSDDMEAQKYLTKQEHKLFQKLRQLGIIYFDNNIKAWKLSGI, from the coding sequence ATGAAGACACTTGTTATTAAACTTACAGATGAAGAGTATAAACAACTTGAAGAGGAGGCAAATAAGCAAGGCTTTGCAATACTTAGTTATTATGTTAAGTATAAGCTATTATCACAGTCTCCAAGTGATGGGATTAACAATTCTACAACCAATGTTACACAAAATATAGATGAAATCACAAAAAAGTTAGAGAGGAAAATTCAGGATATGGTAAATCCATTTACAGCTGAGGTAGAGAATTTAAAACAAAGGGTAGCTGATTTGAGTGAGAAAATAGATGAGATTGAGAGTAAGAAGAACGAGGAAGTAGAAGTTAAGCATGAGAAGCATCAATACCCGCAGCAGCCTAGTGGAGAAAAGAAGAAAACTGCTATGGATATTCTTAAGTCTCAAGGAGCAATTTATGAGAGTGAAGTAAAACTAAAGAATCCAGATTTATTCTTTGAAAAAATTGAAAAGCAAGGAGGGAAAGTCCTCTATACAGAGAAAGAAAGAATAGCCGTAGATGTGGATTTCTTTAATAACTTTGTAAAGAAACTTTCGGATATTCATACTTCAGATGATATGGAAGCACAAAAATATCTTACTAAGCAAGAACATAAGCTATTTCAAAAATTAAGACAATTAGGTATAATATATTTTGATAATAATATTAAGGCATGGAAGTTATCTGGAATTTAA
- a CDS encoding thioredoxin family protein has translation MSEEEYAELFTDEVRDALKDALKDMKNPVDVYVFIDSKDVNCNYCGLTKKLMEFVSEAAPQREGKSLLQVHVEDKGSGDPSVEQIFKEFKVERIPTVAFCKGYIRWTGAPVGEEIRALVETIVRLSQGESGLSQETVQAIKDKLNGEVKVEVVVTPSCPYCPYAALLSHMVAYEACRANKCDVLSEVVEAYENQDIADKYQVMSVPTLAVNESVEFIGVPNEENFVNTILEKQKVK, from the coding sequence ATGAGTGAAGAGGAATATGCAGAACTTTTCACTGATGAAGTAAGGGACGCTTTGAAAGACGCTTTAAAAGATATGAAAAATCCTGTTGATGTGTATGTTTTTATAGACTCGAAGGATGTTAATTGTAATTATTGCGGATTAACAAAGAAGCTGATGGAATTCGTTAGCGAAGCCGCACCACAAAGGGAGGGAAAAAGCCTACTTCAAGTTCATGTTGAAGATAAAGGTAGTGGAGACCCTTCAGTAGAGCAAATATTTAAGGAGTTTAAAGTAGAGAGAATTCCTACGGTAGCTTTTTGTAAGGGATATATAAGGTGGACCGGTGCTCCCGTCGGCGAGGAAATAAGAGCTTTAGTAGAAACTATTGTAAGATTATCTCAAGGAGAAAGTGGCTTAAGTCAGGAAACTGTACAAGCTATAAAAGATAAATTAAACGGTGAAGTTAAAGTTGAGGTAGTAGTAACTCCTTCTTGTCCTTACTGTCCTTATGCGGCACTTTTGTCTCATATGGTAGCTTATGAAGCATGTAGGGCAAATAAGTGTGATGTATTATCAGAAGTGGTAGAGGCTTATGAGAATCAAGATATCGCGGATAAATATCAAGTAATGTCAGTCCCAACACTGGCTGTAAATGAGTCAGTAGAGTTTATAGGAGTTCCTAATGAGGAGAATTTTGTTAATACGATCTTGGAAAAGCAAAAGGTAAAATGA
- the amrA gene encoding AmmeMemoRadiSam system protein A: MSLVTIQELGIEEGKALIKIARQAIMKKLGLRSSLEYKESEILNKKGLAFVTLETLLGETTTLRGCIGYVEAVAPLKEIVRNAAIAAAFSDPRFPPLTKDEIGNIIIEVTVLTKPEEVIVNERKDLPKAIKVGRDGLIVEKGILYSGLLLPQVPMEYCWDEETFLAETCLKAGLNPDCWLDNSIRIKRFEGIIFREKYPSSDEILMIKPSDVKCKKFDFSE; encoded by the coding sequence ATGAGCTTAGTTACAATTCAAGAACTAGGAATAGAGGAGGGCAAAGCACTAATCAAGATAGCAAGGCAGGCAATAATGAAAAAATTGGGATTACGAAGCTCACTCGAGTATAAGGAAAGTGAGATACTTAATAAGAAAGGCTTAGCATTTGTTACATTGGAGACTCTTTTAGGAGAGACAACTACATTACGTGGGTGTATAGGCTACGTAGAAGCGGTAGCTCCTTTAAAGGAGATCGTTAGAAATGCTGCTATAGCGGCAGCTTTTTCGGATCCTAGATTTCCCCCGTTAACGAAGGACGAGATTGGGAACATAATTATTGAAGTTACTGTATTGACTAAGCCAGAGGAAGTTATAGTTAATGAAAGGAAAGATCTACCTAAGGCGATAAAAGTAGGTAGAGACGGGTTAATAGTTGAAAAAGGAATATTATATAGTGGTTTACTATTACCACAAGTTCCTATGGAATACTGTTGGGATGAGGAGACTTTTCTAGCAGAAACTTGTTTAAAGGCAGGATTAAACCCAGATTGTTGGTTAGATAATAGTATTAGAATAAAGAGATTTGAAGGTATAATATTTAGAGAAAAGTATCCCAGCTCTGATGAAATCCTTATGATAAAACCATCTGATGTTAAATGCAAAAAGTTTGATTTTTCAGAATAA
- a CDS encoding Mut7-C RNAse domain-containing protein: MSLDKMQSKFIADAMLGKLARWLRILGYDTYYSNDIEDWKVIKIAEKDKRIILTKDRGLCIRARKRGLECFLIPPDYDIITTLAKLSLKYGIDLEARIEASRCSECNGVLEKTGDNKWRCTKCKKEYWKGKHWKTIEEILIKAKAKKETDELSYNSRTRNRGGQSTNQDSKAGNNEKIGITKLTRV, translated from the coding sequence ATGTCTTTGGATAAAATGCAAAGCAAGTTTATTGCTGATGCAATGTTAGGAAAATTGGCTAGATGGCTTAGAATTTTAGGGTACGATACTTATTACAGTAATGATATTGAAGATTGGAAAGTGATAAAAATTGCTGAGAAAGATAAAAGAATTATATTAACTAAGGATAGAGGGCTATGTATTAGAGCGAGGAAAAGGGGTTTGGAATGCTTTTTAATTCCTCCAGATTACGATATTATAACAACTTTAGCTAAATTATCTTTAAAATATGGAATAGATTTAGAAGCTAGAATTGAAGCGTCTAGATGTTCTGAATGTAATGGTGTATTAGAAAAAACTGGTGATAATAAATGGCGTTGTACTAAATGCAAGAAAGAGTACTGGAAAGGAAAGCATTGGAAGACAATAGAAGAGATACTTATTAAGGCAAAAGCAAAGAAAGAAACAGATGAGCTTAGTTACAATTCAAGAACTAGGAATAGAGGAGGGCAAAGCACTAATCAAGATAGCAAGGCAGGCAATAATGAAAAAATTGGGATTACGAAGCTCACTCGAGTATAA
- a CDS encoding NFACT family protein, which produces MAIKLPRKNSMSYIDLLAWVVENKNELIGCRIDNIYNLEKLENVFIFKLHCKSYDRNLIIEPGTRINFTKYDIQKEIGNKAKTLRELIRDLIISNIEIMDKERILKIELSNGMKIILELLPRGLLLVLDNQDKIKFATEYKEFKDRIVKPGLTYTQPPKPKKTVIPKDVINALHLAETANVEEEYDKLEKSIIEGKITPCIQKGINFMPIEFEGCEKGTSFNDVIDEYFLELTKEREIQKTTEKIEGEKKKLEKTIQQIEENIKEYEEKAEELRNIGKYLMEHYMEVENAVKNKQKKIKVGDKEIEINPGFSVTKNSSLYFDKAKEYVEKEKKAKETLEELKRKLNEIEKEIKREEEGRRLSIRKKEWYEKYRWSFTTNGFLVIAGKDSDQNESLVRKLLEDTDIFMHADIQGAATTIIKNPKNITDQDIYDAAVIAASYSRAWKMGLAAVDVFWVYGNQVSKSPPTGEYLPKGSFMIYGKKNYIKAVKLSLAIGFKIDDTLEIIAGSENSISAKVKNYVVISPGEELERTVDRIVKILSELNSISPSKELKSEVLSILPGKSKIVKVVKETNGKQ; this is translated from the coding sequence ATGGCTATAAAGTTACCAAGAAAAAATTCCATGAGTTATATAGATTTACTAGCTTGGGTAGTTGAAAATAAAAACGAGTTAATAGGATGTAGAATAGATAACATTTATAATTTAGAAAAATTAGAAAATGTGTTCATATTTAAATTGCATTGCAAGAGCTATGATAGGAATTTAATAATAGAACCAGGAACAAGAATAAACTTCACTAAATATGATATTCAAAAGGAAATAGGAAATAAGGCAAAAACTCTAAGAGAGCTAATAAGAGACCTTATAATATCTAATATTGAAATAATGGATAAGGAAAGAATTCTAAAAATCGAGTTAAGCAATGGAATGAAAATAATACTTGAATTATTACCAAGAGGATTACTTTTAGTTTTAGATAATCAAGATAAGATAAAATTTGCAACTGAATACAAAGAATTTAAAGATAGGATTGTAAAGCCGGGTTTGACATATACTCAACCGCCAAAGCCTAAAAAGACTGTTATTCCTAAAGACGTCATAAATGCTCTACATCTAGCTGAGACCGCTAATGTAGAAGAAGAATATGATAAATTGGAAAAATCAATTATTGAAGGTAAAATAACTCCTTGTATTCAAAAAGGCATAAATTTCATGCCAATAGAATTCGAAGGCTGTGAAAAAGGAACGTCGTTTAATGATGTTATAGATGAGTATTTTCTTGAATTAACTAAAGAAAGAGAGATACAGAAAACAACAGAAAAAATTGAAGGAGAAAAGAAAAAGCTAGAGAAAACAATTCAACAAATAGAGGAGAATATAAAGGAATATGAAGAAAAAGCTGAAGAATTGAGAAATATAGGAAAATACCTTATGGAGCACTATATGGAAGTTGAAAATGCCGTGAAAAATAAACAAAAGAAAATTAAAGTTGGAGACAAGGAAATAGAAATAAATCCTGGCTTCTCTGTAACTAAAAATTCATCCCTCTATTTTGATAAAGCAAAAGAATATGTAGAAAAAGAGAAAAAAGCAAAAGAGACATTGGAAGAACTTAAGAGAAAACTTAATGAAATTGAAAAAGAAATAAAAAGGGAAGAGGAAGGAAGAAGACTATCAATAAGGAAGAAAGAATGGTATGAGAAATACCGTTGGAGCTTTACTACTAATGGGTTTTTAGTAATAGCTGGAAAAGACTCAGATCAAAACGAGAGCTTAGTAAGAAAGCTTCTTGAGGATACTGATATATTCATGCATGCAGATATCCAAGGTGCTGCAACAACTATAATTAAGAATCCGAAAAATATTACGGACCAGGATATTTATGATGCAGCAGTTATTGCAGCAAGTTATTCTAGAGCTTGGAAAATGGGTTTAGCTGCAGTTGACGTATTTTGGGTTTACGGCAATCAAGTATCTAAAAGCCCACCTACTGGAGAATATTTACCTAAAGGATCGTTCATGATATACGGTAAGAAAAACTACATTAAAGCAGTAAAATTAAGCCTTGCAATAGGTTTCAAAATAGATGATACTCTCGAAATTATAGCAGGCTCAGAAAACAGTATTTCTGCTAAAGTCAAGAATTACGTAGTGATATCTCCGGGTGAAGAATTAGAAAGAACTGTAGATAGAATAGTAAAAATACTTAGTGAATTAAATTCAATAAGTCCAAGTAAAGAACTTAAAAGTGAAGTACTATCAATATTACCAGGAAAGTCAAAAATTGTCAAAGTAGTTAAAGAAACTAACGGCAAACAATAA
- a CDS encoding RIO1 family regulatory kinase/ATPase: MPSLTLAEKTSLVLPEDYSILKTFVELKDKYEYLTEDELKNRLNFTDSELRISLEKLRGLKAISWDIIAGKRAYKITFTGLDILSIKMLYVNKVLNRLGLIIGEGKESNVYYGYDFDNNTIIAKFHRVGNTSYKNARKLRGYNERKNWISITLDNAKNEYTALKCLSENLAKVPKPLGYAFNAVVMEYIEGPSLLKAELNNPKEVLDEILGSLRIAYLYCNKMVHGDLSPYNIIIGGNGSPYIIDWPQWKQDDNGLLDRDINNIISFFNKKYDISEDLNYIMNFIKGKT, encoded by the coding sequence ATGCCATCCCTTACTTTAGCAGAAAAAACCTCATTAGTACTTCCAGAAGATTACTCAATACTTAAGACATTTGTTGAATTAAAAGATAAGTACGAATATTTAACCGAAGATGAGCTAAAAAATAGATTAAACTTTACAGACAGTGAGTTAAGAATTTCCTTAGAAAAACTGAGAGGATTAAAAGCAATATCTTGGGATATAATTGCTGGTAAAAGAGCTTATAAAATAACCTTCACAGGCCTAGATATCTTATCAATAAAAATGCTTTACGTGAATAAAGTCCTAAACAGATTAGGTTTAATAATAGGAGAAGGTAAGGAAAGTAACGTATATTATGGATATGACTTTGATAACAACACTATAATAGCAAAATTTCATAGAGTAGGAAATACAAGTTACAAGAATGCCAGAAAATTAAGAGGATATAACGAAAGAAAAAATTGGATTTCAATAACTCTTGATAACGCAAAGAATGAATATACTGCTTTAAAGTGCTTATCAGAAAATTTAGCTAAAGTCCCTAAACCTTTAGGTTATGCATTTAATGCAGTAGTTATGGAATATATAGAAGGGCCTAGTTTACTTAAGGCAGAATTAAATAACCCTAAGGAAGTATTAGATGAAATTTTAGGCTCTCTTAGAATTGCCTATCTGTACTGTAATAAAATGGTACATGGAGATTTAAGTCCGTACAATATAATTATTGGAGGAAATGGAAGTCCGTACATAATTGATTGGCCCCAATGGAAACAAGATGACAACGGGCTATTAGATAGAGATATAAATAATATAATATCCTTTTTCAATAAAAAATATGATATATCGGAAGATTTGAATTATATAATGAATTTTATCAAGGGGAAAACATGA
- a CDS encoding DUF460 domain-containing protein has product MRIMGIDINPGSSPVNLLDAKYSIVILDNNGNIIQKYDEIGISKIIRLAWEYDISVLATDNIYELGESDRQVIKIVSLFPENVELVQVTYNNGEFMDIREVAKNMGIEVQGKPNPSKTAYLAAYLALKGAGTKIKLTENKTKIIISRGRHLGPGGMSSNRYKRHIRGLILRVFKEVKETLDKNSIDYDVILRRSRNGLENATFVVYAPREKLYGIVKKMRGHDVNLEIRPVYKTKIDFETNKKIEKKPIIVGIDPGIFVGISAIDVHSNPVILESKKGIDREEIINKLSEKGSTIIIATDVNPVPDAVKKIAGILKAKLYVPDKSLSVDEKQKLLQEYSEKYNLNITDPHIRDSLAAALKAYKELENKLSQASSTIRKLGLDIDEYLVYKCIIEGKTVAECIEKQIENEIAEEENKEIIKVERIENKEKQSGSKTLTENSELKHEIFRLRRVISQLLNEKYEIEKKLYEIKTQFNAEVERDRRIYKLKTELEERNKSIVKLQGVIKDYSDKIGKLERIIDDLVKGNVNIIKSNSLIEISDYKVRILGEEVNSVIFSYVGKDFIICKSNILDDINKLNKEKEIQKEMDVNDVRNIIEEYRKQKLKHGNFTV; this is encoded by the coding sequence ATGAGGATAATGGGTATAGATATAAATCCTGGAAGTAGCCCGGTTAACTTATTGGACGCAAAATATTCTATAGTAATATTAGATAATAATGGAAATATAATTCAAAAATATGATGAAATAGGTATATCTAAAATTATAAGATTAGCTTGGGAATATGATATTTCTGTATTAGCTACAGATAATATATATGAACTAGGAGAAAGTGATAGACAAGTAATTAAAATAGTTAGCTTATTTCCTGAAAACGTAGAGCTTGTCCAAGTTACTTATAATAATGGAGAGTTCATGGACATAAGAGAAGTAGCTAAGAATATGGGTATCGAAGTTCAAGGAAAGCCCAACCCAAGTAAAACTGCTTATTTAGCGGCCTACTTAGCGTTAAAAGGAGCAGGAACTAAAATAAAACTAACAGAAAATAAAACTAAGATAATAATTTCCAGGGGCAGACACTTAGGACCTGGCGGTATGAGTTCCAATAGGTACAAGAGACATATTAGAGGATTAATATTGAGAGTATTTAAAGAAGTAAAGGAAACTCTTGATAAAAATAGCATAGATTATGACGTAATATTAAGGAGGTCAAGGAACGGTTTAGAAAACGCAACATTCGTAGTATATGCGCCAAGAGAAAAATTATACGGAATAGTTAAGAAGATGAGGGGACATGATGTTAACCTTGAAATTAGACCGGTTTATAAAACTAAAATAGATTTCGAGACTAATAAAAAGATAGAGAAAAAGCCCATAATAGTTGGAATAGATCCAGGCATTTTTGTAGGAATTTCCGCAATAGATGTTCATAGTAATCCTGTGATTTTAGAGTCTAAGAAAGGAATAGATAGAGAGGAGATAATAAATAAATTATCAGAAAAAGGTTCAACCATAATAATAGCCACAGATGTGAATCCTGTACCAGACGCAGTGAAAAAGATCGCAGGGATATTAAAGGCAAAATTATACGTACCAGATAAGTCATTAAGCGTTGATGAGAAACAAAAACTGCTTCAGGAGTATTCTGAGAAGTATAACTTAAACATAACCGATCCTCACATTAGAGATTCTTTAGCAGCTGCATTAAAGGCATATAAAGAATTAGAAAATAAACTCTCACAAGCATCATCTACTATAAGGAAACTTGGCCTAGATATAGATGAATATTTAGTATATAAGTGTATCATAGAAGGAAAAACAGTAGCAGAGTGCATAGAAAAACAGATTGAAAACGAGATTGCTGAAGAAGAAAATAAGGAAATAATAAAAGTTGAGAGAATTGAAAATAAGGAAAAACAATCGGGTAGTAAAACTCTAACTGAAAATTCAGAATTAAAGCATGAAATATTTAGATTAAGAAGAGTAATCTCACAATTGCTGAACGAAAAATATGAGATTGAAAAGAAGTTATACGAAATTAAAACTCAGTTTAATGCGGAAGTTGAGAGAGATAGACGTATTTATAAATTAAAAACAGAACTTGAAGAAAGGAATAAATCAATTGTGAAACTTCAAGGAGTAATAAAGGATTACTCTGATAAAATAGGTAAACTCGAAAGAATAATAGACGATTTAGTGAAAGGCAATGTAAACATTATAAAATCAAATTCATTAATAGAAATTTCAGACTACAAAGTTAGAATTTTGGGAGAAGAAGTTAACTCGGTAATATTCAGCTATGTAGGAAAAGATTTCATAATTTGTAAATCAAACATATTAGACGACATAAATAAATTAAATAAAGAAAAAGAAATACAAAAGGAAATGGATGTTAATGATGTAAGAAATATCATTGAAGAATATAGGAAACAAAAATTAAAACATGGAAACTTTACCGTCTAA
- a CDS encoding methionine adenosyltransferase has product MMKNIVVEPARVQDINNLPVELAERKGTGHPDYIADSASEEASRKLSLYYLKRFGTILHHNLDKTLVVGGQAQPQFKGGEVIQPIYIIVAGRATTEVRTEDGIQNVPIGTIIVESVKSWIKNNFRYLDPEKHVIVDYKVGKGSTDLVGIFNKGKTIPLSNDTSFGVGFAPFSTLEELVYQTERMLNSKEVKSELPEIGEDIKVMGLRRGKEIDLTVAMSTISELIDDTNHYLAIKDEAKQKILDLASRIAPDHKVNVYINTGDRIDQGILYLTVTGTSAEHGDDGMTGRGNRGVGLITPMRPMSLEATAGKNPVNHVGKIYNIMAMLISRKIMDETKIRNVQVEVLGQIGRPIDDPLVVNVEVSAENSKVSDDLKNEINGIVDEYLESFNKITEMILDGKVSMF; this is encoded by the coding sequence ATAATGAAAAACATAGTAGTTGAACCTGCAAGAGTTCAAGATATTAATAATCTACCAGTAGAATTAGCAGAAAGAAAAGGAACAGGGCATCCAGATTATATTGCAGATTCTGCATCAGAAGAGGCAAGTAGGAAGTTATCATTATATTACCTAAAGAGGTTCGGCACTATACTTCACCATAATCTAGATAAGACTCTAGTAGTAGGGGGTCAAGCTCAACCGCAATTTAAAGGAGGAGAAGTTATACAGCCTATTTATATTATAGTTGCAGGTAGGGCTACTACGGAAGTTAGAACTGAAGACGGAATTCAGAATGTCCCTATAGGTACTATAATAGTTGAAAGTGTTAAAAGCTGGATAAAAAATAATTTCAGGTATTTAGATCCAGAGAAGCATGTTATTGTTGATTATAAAGTTGGTAAAGGTTCTACAGACCTAGTTGGAATATTCAATAAAGGTAAAACAATTCCTTTATCTAATGACACTAGTTTTGGAGTAGGTTTTGCTCCATTTTCCACATTGGAAGAATTAGTATATCAAACTGAAAGAATGTTAAATTCCAAGGAAGTTAAATCTGAACTTCCAGAGATTGGTGAGGATATAAAAGTCATGGGACTAAGGAGAGGTAAAGAAATAGATCTTACAGTTGCAATGTCAACTATAAGTGAATTAATAGATGATACTAATCATTATTTAGCTATTAAGGATGAAGCTAAGCAGAAAATTTTAGACCTAGCAAGTAGAATAGCTCCAGATCATAAGGTTAATGTATATATAAACACTGGAGATAGAATAGACCAAGGAATATTGTATTTAACAGTTACTGGAACTTCTGCAGAGCATGGAGATGATGGAATGACGGGAAGGGGAAATAGAGGAGTTGGACTAATAACGCCTATGAGACCTATGTCCTTAGAAGCTACTGCAGGTAAAAATCCCGTGAATCACGTAGGTAAAATATACAACATTATGGCAATGTTAATTTCTAGGAAGATCATGGATGAAACTAAAATTAGGAACGTTCAGGTCGAGGTATTAGGTCAAATAGGCAGACCAATAGATGATCCATTAGTAGTCAACGTTGAAGTTAGTGCTGAAAATAGTAAGGTATCTGATGATTTAAAGAATGAGATCAATGGAATTGTCGACGAATATCTAGAGTCATTCAATAAGATTACCGAAATGATATTAGACGGTAAAGTTTCCATGTTTTAA
- a CDS encoding U6 snRNA-associated Sm-like protein LSm6, whose product MQAKVENPLKNIKSAVNKIVLVKLKDGSEYIGKLEQTDGTMNLVLRDCTELREGTAEPVAKYGRVLIRGSNVLFISIDYETIMNKEK is encoded by the coding sequence TTGCAAGCTAAGGTTGAGAATCCATTAAAGAACATTAAGTCAGCTGTAAATAAAATCGTGTTAGTTAAACTTAAGGATGGCTCAGAGTACATTGGTAAATTAGAACAAACTGATGGTACGATGAATTTAGTACTTAGGGACTGCACAGAACTTAGAGAAGGTACTGCAGAACCTGTAGCAAAATATGGCAGAGTTTTGATAAGAGGTAGTAATGTTCTCTTTATAAGCATTGATTATGAGACAATAATGAATAAAGAAAAATAA
- a CDS encoding ArsR family transcriptional regulator, with the protein MELIVTDPEDILRISTAFSSMTRINILKLVAEKPKSITELSNELMMSKGNISSQVAELQNAGLIEISYENGEKGIKKMIRSKYDKIIIILSESSGSLQESNK; encoded by the coding sequence ATGGAACTTATAGTGACAGATCCAGAGGATATCTTAAGAATTTCTACAGCATTTTCTTCCATGACTAGGATAAATATACTAAAACTAGTTGCAGAAAAACCAAAAAGCATAACTGAACTAAGTAACGAGCTAATGATGTCTAAAGGCAACATAAGCTCACAAGTTGCGGAATTACAGAACGCAGGATTAATAGAAATCTCTTATGAAAACGGAGAAAAAGGAATTAAAAAAATGATAAGATCGAAATACGATAAGATTATTATAATACTTTCAGAGTCCAGCGGCAGCCTTCAAGAATCCAACAAATAA